Proteins found in one Zea mays cultivar B73 chromosome 1, Zm-B73-REFERENCE-NAM-5.0, whole genome shotgun sequence genomic segment:
- the LOC103643781 gene encoding auxin-responsive protein SAUR71, whose translation MAWTKRKTGGSGSPARGAGAYEEEEKVPRGHVPMLVADGDGGHGERVLVPVTLLSDPCVAELLDMAAQRYGYGQPGVLRVPCDAGHFRQVLDGAMHRCGISVA comes from the coding sequence AAGACTGGCGGCAGCGGGTCACCCGCGCGCGGGGCCGGCGCCTACGAGGAGGAGGAGAAGGTCCCGAGAGGGCACGTCCCGATGCTGGTCGCTGACGGGGACGGCGGCCACGGCGAGCGGGTGCTGGTGCCGGTGACGCTTCTCAGCGACCCTTGCGTCGCGGAGCTGCTGGACATGGCGGCGCAGCGGTACGGGTACGGCCAGCCGGGCGTGCTTCGGGTGCCCTGCGACGCCGGCCACTTCCGCCAGGTCCTCGACGGCGCTATGCACAGATGCGGGATCAGCGTCGCGTGA